In Pirellulales bacterium, the sequence CCGGGATTCGGGCATGGCCACAGCCAAAAAACTAACACCGGCGGCGAGCAATCGAAGCACGGCATTTGGCACGCTGACGTGGCCGACTGCCTGCGATGCGCGGATGCACACGGACTGGGCGTCACCGGACTGCACATGCACATTGGTTCCGGTACCGATTTAGAGCATTTAAGCCACGTTTGCCAGGCGATGGAAAAAACAGCGCGCGAAGTGGGCCGCAGCATTACCAACATCAGCGCCGGAGGCGGATTGCCGGTGCCGTATCGGGCCGACCAATCGTATGTTGATGTCGCGGCATATTATCAATTATGGAACCAGACTCGCAAGAAATTGGAAGACGCGTTTGGCCACAAAATCACGCTGGAAATTGAACCAGGACGGTATTTGGTCGCAGAGTCAGGTTATTTGATCGCCGAAATTCGCGCCATCAAACGGATGGGCGGCAATACGTTTTATTTGCTCGATGCGGGGTTCAATAATTTGGCGCGGCCGATTTTGTACGGAGCCTATCATCCCATGTCGATTGTGCCGCACAGCGGCAGCGGATCCGACCGAGCATTGCACGATGTCGTTGTGGGCGGTCCGCTGTGCGAATCAGGCGATATTTTCACGCAAGAAGAAGGGGGCTACGTTTGCACTCGGCAATTGCCACTGGCCGAAGTTGGAGAGAAATTGGTGTTGGAAGTGGCCGGAGCGTATGGCTTTGTCATGAATTCAAACTACAATGGCAAATACTTGGCCGCCGAAGTCCTCCTGCGTGACGGCAGAGCTGATGTGATACGTGCACGACAGACCTTTGATGATTTGATCCGCGGTGAAACGATTCCGCAAAATTGATGCGAAATCGTTCCCGGGCCATGCCGTTCTTTTCTGGTTGACTCCTCAATCGTTTGATGCACTTATGGTCGACGCAAAACCCGCTCGGCGCGGCTCCTTCTTTGCTCAGCCAAAGTACAAGCTGGAGTTGTGGGGACCGCTTGTGCTTTATCTGCTGGTCGCCGCTTGGCAAGCTCATCGCCTGCCCGACAACCTTAATCCCGACACGATTCCGTTTTTGCGGAACGCGGAATACATTCTCCAGGGCCGCCTGAGTGATTCCGTTTCCGGCTATTGGAATCCGCTGTATACCTGGTCTATTGTGCCGCTGGAAAAGCTGGGGGTCGACGCGGTTTATGCAGCCAAAATCGTAGTGATTGCTTGGGGTTTGCTGGCGGTGTTGGGCTCTTATTGCTTTCTCAGAGGACTCGTCAAAAAGGTGACTTGGACCGGCGCCGCGGCGTTGTTGATCGTGGCGATCGATCTCGGTTTTTTTGCAGCACGATATCTGCAACCCGATTTGATTTTATCGGCCTGCTTGTTGTTCTACGTGGCCTTGACATTATCGCCCAATCTTCCAAAGCAGCCCTGGCGACAAATAGCCGCGGGAGCAGCGGCTGGATTTGCGTACCTGGCAAAATCGTACGCCTTTCCGTTCTTTTTGGCGCACTATACATTGACGGTGCTGCATGACTACTTTACGGCCAAATCACCTCGCTGGCCCGCGCAATATATACGCACCTGGCTCGTGGGATTATTGACGTTTGGTGTCCTCGCAGGGCCTTGGATAGGAGTGCTGACTGAAAAATATGGGCATTTTACCGTCTCGACTTCGGCCGGCATTCAACATGCTCTTGTGGGTCCGCCCGACGTCGATCGCACACATACTTGGGATCGCAAGCTATATTCGGTGCCTGAGGGGCGCATATCAATGTGGGAGACGCCAGAGGATACGCCTTACCATTATTGGTCGCCGTTGGAGAGCCGAGCCAACTTTGTTTACCAAATCAAGTCTTTCTTGGCTGCGGCCTCTAAGCTGATCAAAGAGATCGATATCTTCGATTTATTGTCCATGACTTTGGTGGCGCTGGTCTTTACTCCGCTGATGCTTTTGCGTCCAGGTTCGGCCGAAAGCCGCAGAAAGGCGGAATGGGTGCTGGGCACAATCGCATGTTACTCAGCTGGGTTTATGCTTGTGTTTGTTCAATGGCGCTATATCCACAGCTTTCTGTTTCCCATTTGTTGCGTGTTTTGCCTGGCGTTTAGTTTGAGGATGATGTGGCGCATGGCCGCCCGATCGAACGTCGGCGCTCGTGCCAAAAACGTCATGGTGGCCCTGGCAATTCTATCGTTCTTCGGAGGAACTTGTGCCCGATATGCGCTTGCGCCGCCAGAACTTCACGAGGGCAGCCATCAGCAGCGTGATTGGGCCCAACAACTCCGTGAAGCAGGCGCGCAAGGATCGTTAGCTGCCCTGGACACGAATTCTTCCGCATATGTTTTGTACACGTGCTACTACCTTAACCTCCCCTTTTCCGGGGCGGTGGACCCGAACGACCTCGCGAAACAAGATGTGCATGTCGTGGAGCGTGCGCTAAAATTGGTTGGGGTGCGAACCTTACTGGTGCCCGTTGATGAGCAATGGAAGTGGTTTTGCGATCAGACATCGTGGAAGCACTTGACGACGCTCAAAGCGCCGACAATGTCCATGGAAGTTTACGTCGCCACGGATCATGCGGCTCAGGCAGATCGCTCAGGAAATTTCCACGTCCTTAAGTCCCAAGTCTCGAGTCAATGAATGAGCAATCGCCCGAATTTCGTTATTCTTGGAGTCATTGATCAAATGCCGGGGTCCAATCGGCAAGTCGCAAATTAGTTGGTCAAATTCGACGCCCAGGGTCCGCAGTTTGTTTAGCACGCCGCTAATATTCGATTGAGTTCGCGAGGTGGTCAAGATGACCATATAACCTTGGCTACGAAACTTTTTCAATTTTTCCACGGACCCTTCGATTAATTCCAGGTCGTCGCCCGTGGGCGAAGGAACCGGAACATGCTTGACCAGCGTTCCATCGAGGTCGCAGAAAATCGTGCCTTTTCGAATCGGCTCCGGTTTGCGCACGTAAATTGGCACAGGAATATGGGTCACGTCGGAAAAATCTGGATAGACGCCTAACTGACCCTCGGAATCGCAAGCCACCAACCGATCGGAAAACCGCTCCCGACAGGTACGAAGAAATATATTTTCGCTGTACGTGGTAATCAAAAAACGCGTGGCAATGTCCGGCACGGAGCGCCGTTTGGAATCTTTACGCAGGGTGCGTTCCAGGCAGACGTGGTCAGGCGTGTTAACAATAATGATGATATCCAGAGTTGGAAGCGTATCCAGATTTCCGAGAATGCAGTTCTCGTAGAGAATGACGCCGTGTTTCATCGGCGGCAAGGTGACATCCGCGGTTTTGCCTCCTGTCAGCCGGTCGTAAGCGTTAGGAATATGGACGGCTTGGCCATTCTTGAAGGCCGTCAAATCTTTGAAAATTGCGCCGAAATCCCACCAATTGAACTGGTTGATGGCGTTCAGATAAGCGTTGATTCCGGCCAGCCATTTTTCACGCAACAACTCTCGGCGACCTTCCGAATCAAGAATAAAACGCCAATCGCCGGAGTAAGCTGCGTTTTCTACATGGGCCGCAGTTAGATCATCGGAAATTTTCTGCACCAATGTGGTTTTGCCCGCTCCGGCTCGTCCGCAAATGCCAACCAGGAGCCGCAAACCTTCTGCTTCTCGAAAGCGGTGAAGAATGTAATCAGTAATCTGCATCCAAGTACCTTCGTGTTCTGGCCAGCGACTCTTCCGTTCCAAATTCGAACATGCTCGACACAGGCGCCGCTAACGTCCGGATGACCTTGACGTAGTTGCGAATCACATCTCGTGTATAATCCAGGTCTCCCAAGGTCGACTTGGAGGAGGCTTGGCTATAGGCGATTGCTTTCAACAATGTCGTATTGTGGCAAATCGCGGTGCCGGTAAAACCGTTATCCCGAATCGATTCAGGATCTGTATTGGGCACAATATCGGAAACCACCCCTTCTTCGACCACCGCCAGCGT encodes:
- a CDS encoding HAD hydrolase family protein, whose product is MQITDYILHRFREAEGLRLLVGICGRAGAGKTTLVQKISDDLTAAHVENAAYSGDWRFILDSEGRRELLREKWLAGINAYLNAINQFNWWDFGAIFKDLTAFKNGQAVHIPNAYDRLTGGKTADVTLPPMKHGVILYENCILGNLDTLPTLDIIIIVNTPDHVCLERTLRKDSKRRSVPDIATRFLITTYSENIFLRTCRERFSDRLVACDSEGQLGVYPDFSDVTHIPVPIYVRKPEPIRKGTIFCDLDGTLVKHVPVPSPTGDDLELIEGSVEKLKKFRSQGYMVILTTSRTQSNISGVLNKLRTLGVEFDQLICDLPIGPRHLINDSKNNEIRAIAHSLTRDLGLKDVEIS
- the lysA gene encoding diaminopimelate decarboxylase, translated to MPTASRFLPLRTEIAGLSVNKLAEQFGTPTFVYDAAKIIERINDLRAFDVIRYAQKACSNIAILHLVRREKVFVDAVSAGEIHRALAAGYPAAAADLHAPPPLVYTADIFDRESLELVVSKNIHVNCGSPDMIDQLGQRAPGRHISLRINPGFGHGHSQKTNTGGEQSKHGIWHADVADCLRCADAHGLGVTGLHMHIGSGTDLEHLSHVCQAMEKTAREVGRSITNISAGGGLPVPYRADQSYVDVAAYYQLWNQTRKKLEDAFGHKITLEIEPGRYLVAESGYLIAEIRAIKRMGGNTFYLLDAGFNNLARPILYGAYHPMSIVPHSGSGSDRALHDVVVGGPLCESGDIFTQEEGGYVCTRQLPLAEVGEKLVLEVAGAYGFVMNSNYNGKYLAAEVLLRDGRADVIRARQTFDDLIRGETIPQN